ggaagagtctggacgactggcagatctggaagagtctggacgactggcagatctggaagagtctggtcgactggcagatctggaagagtctggtcgactggcagatctggaagagtctggtcgactggcagatctggaagagtctggtcgactggcagatctggaagagtctggtcgactggcagatctggaagagtctggttgactgacagctctggctgctccgtgctgactggctgctccatgctgactggcagctctggctgctccatgctgactggctgctccatgctgactggcagctctggctgctccatgcagactggcagctctggcggctccttgcagactggcagctttggcggcatcctgcagaaaggcagctctggcggctccttgcagactggcagctccttgcagactggcagctccatgcagactggcagctccatgcagactggcagctccatgcagactggcagctctggcggctccttgcagactggcagctccttgcagactggcagctccttgcagactggcagctccttgcagactggcagctccttgcaaactggcagttccgaacaggcgggagactccggcagcgctgtagaggcggaaagctctgacagcgctaaacaggcgggagactccgacagcgctgaagaggatggaggctctggcagcgctggacaggcgaggcgcactgtaggcctgatgcgtggtgctggcactggtggtactgggccgaggacacgcacaggaagcctggtgcggggagctgctaccggagggctggggtgtggaggtggtactggaaaaaccggaccgtgcaggcgcactggagctcttgagcaccgagcctgcccaaccttacctggttgaatactcacggtcgccctgccagtgctgcgaggtggaatagcccgcactggactatgcaggcgaaccggagacaccgagcgcaaggctggtgccatgtaaaccggcccaaggagacgcactggggaccagctgcgtagagccggcttcatggcattaggctcgatgctcaatctagcccggcagacacgcggagctggaatataccgcaccgggctatgcacccgcactggagacaccgtgcgcaccactgcataacacggtgcctgtccggtctctctagccccccggtaagcacagggagtctgcccaggtctcctacctggcatagccatactccctgttagcccccccccaagaaatttttggggctgcctctcaggcttccatccgcgtcgccgtgctgccttctcataccagcgcctctctgctttcaccgcctccattctacggtaaccttcctcgcactgctccagcgaatcccaggcgggctccggcactctccctgggtcggccgcccacctgtcgatctcctcccaagtagtatactccatactgtactcctccttgggctgttcctgttgtttcttctcccgctgcaccttagtgcggctacactcccctggtttagcccagggtcctctcccgtcgaggatttcctcccatgtccagaaatccttattgcgcttctcctcgcgctgctcctgcctgttgacacgctgcttggtccgttggtggtgggtgattctgtaacggttttcttgatgagaaggagagtcggaccaaaatgcagcatgtcgattgcgattcatgtttaatgaaaaaaaacacactaaacacaaacactacaaaaacaataaacgtaacgaaaacctaaacagcctatctggtgaaaacacatagacaggaacaatcacccacaaacacacagtgaaacccaggctacctaaatatggttcccaatcagagacaatgacgaacacctgcctctgactgagaaccatatcaggctgaacatagaaatagacaaacaagacatgaaacatagaatgcccactcagatcacaccctgaccaatcaaaacatagaaaatacaaagtaaactatggtcagggcgtgacaacaggagaaggagagggacaggagaaggagagggactaggacaggagagggacaggagaaggagagggacaggagagaagaggaacaggagagggacaggagaatgagagggacaggagagaagaggaacaggcaagagacagggacagggacaggagagggacaggagaaggagagggacagggacaggagagggacaggagaaggagagggacaggagagaagaggaacaggagagggacaggagaaggagagggacaggagagaagaggaacaggagagggacagggacaggagagggacaggagaatgagaggaacaggagagggacagggacaggagagggacaggagaaggagagggacaggagagaagaggaacaggagagggacaggagaaggagaggtacaggagagaagaggaacaggagagggacaggagaaggagagggacaggagagaagaggaacaggagagggacaggagaaggagagggacaggagagaagaggaacaggagagggacagggacaggagagggacaggagaaggagagggacaggagagaagaggaacaggagagggacagggacaggagagggacaggagaaggagagggacaggagagaagaggaacaggagagggacaggagagggacatgagaaggagagggacaggagaaggagaggaacaggagaaggagagggacaggagaaggagagggacatgagaaggagatggacatgagaaggagagggacatgagaaggagagggacatgagaaggagagggacaggagaaggagagggacatgagaaggagagggacaggagaggagagggacaggagaaggagaaggagagggacaggagaggagagggaaagagggaaaatgGTGAAAAGAATTAAAGCAGAGGGAACAgatcttgcgtgtgtgtgtgtgtgtgtgtgtgtgtgtgtgtgtgtgtgtgtgtgtgtgtgtgtgcatgtttgatgGACTAAGACAGACATTCTAACCTCtaatcctcctccatcctcttcatcctcttcctcctctctctcaggactCAGCTCACATCCATTATGTGGAGAGCAGAGCCTCCTCGCAGGCCTTCCAGTTCTTCGTGCCGATTGGTGCTGGGTCCGGACTCCACCTGCCGTCATCCATGTTCATTGGCCAGCCCAACGACAAGCGGGCCTCTCCCGATCTCTCAGCAGACGAACAGCTGGCCTGTCGCTGGAGGAAGGTGAGACACAGGAAGTCATGCAACAGGGGAAACATTTTAGCCTGGGCCCAGATCAGTTTCTGTTGTCTCGCCAACTCCTATGTAATGGTCATTGTCGAGACCAGGAGTTGGCAAGCCAGCACAAACATATCTGGGACCTGGCTAGGACCATTTTGCTCTGCAGCCAGGTGTTACCATGACATAACTAGACACTACAAAGGTCATTGTTTTAACATTTCACAATGACAGTGGTGGATGTTCAACCTTTTCTCTCTTTTACATGATTCTCCCTGTCTTCcaccactctcccccctctctcccccctctccttctcccccctctccctctcccccctctctcccccatctatccccccatctctctccccctctctcccccatctctctctcccccctctctcccccatctctcccccccatctctctctccccatctctcccccatctctctcccccctctccctctcccccctctctcccccatctctccccccatctctctctcccctctccctctccccctctctcccccatctctcccccctctctcccccatctctctctcccccctctccctctcccctctctctccccatctctctctcccccctcatctctctcccccctctcccctctctctcccccatctctctctcccccctcatctctctctcccccctccccccctctcctccatctctctctccccctctccctctcccctctctctcccccctctctcccccccctctctctcccccctttctcccccatctctctctccccctctccctctcccctctctctcccccctctctcccccatctctctctcccccctctctctccccactctctctctcccccatctctctctcccccatctctttctcccccctctccctctcccccctctctcccccatctctctctccacctcatctctctctccccctctccccccttctccccatctctctctccccctctccctctcccctctctctctccactctctctatcccccatctctctctcccctctctctcccccactctctctctcccccatctctctctccccactctctctctccccctctctctctccccctctctctccccccctctctctccccccctctctctctcccccctctctctctccccactctctctctcccccatctctctctcccccatctctctctctccccactctctccccccctctctctctcccccctctctctctctccccactctctctctccccccactctttctccccactctctctctccagtgccaTCTTCTCTTTGAGTCCCTGCAAGACCTTGTGGACCACGTCAACGACTTCCACGTCAAACCTGAAAAGGATTCTGGGTACTGCTGCCACTGGGACGGCTGCGCTCGCAGAGGGCGGGGCTTCAACGCTAGGTGAGATTGACCTCAGATCATGACTGAGATGATTAACTGACCACTGAAATGTGTCCAACATAAGACATTTAGAAGTCCTTCATGAAACCAGTCTTAACACCTCTATGAGTGTGCCGTATCATTCAAAACTACCTTCCTCACTTTTCATTGTTCCATAAGGGTATGCGTGTGCACCTGTTATTAtactcaagtgtgtgtgtgtgtgtgtgtgtgtgtgtgtgtgtgtgtgtgtgtgtgtgtgtgtgtgtgtgtgtgtgtgtgtgtgtgtgtgtgtgtgtgtgtgtgtgtgtgtgtgtgtgtgtgtgcaggtacaAGATGCTTATCCATATCCGTACACACACCAATGAGAAGCCTCACCGCTGCCCCACCTGCAACAAGAGTTTCTCTCGTCTGGAGAACCTCAAGATACACAACcgctcacacacaggttggtcagacactcacacacaggttagtCAGacgctcacacacaggttggtcagacgctcacacacaggttggtcagacgctcacacacaggttggtcagacgctcacacacaggttggtcagacactcacacacaggttggtcagacactcacacacaggttggtcagacactcacacacaggttggtcagacactcacacacaggttggtcagacactcacacacaggttggtcagacactcacacacaggttggtcagacactcacacacaggttggtcagacactcacacacaggttggtcagacactcacacacaggttggtcagacactcacacacaggttggtcagacactcacacacaggttggtcagacactcacacacaggttggtcagacactcacacacaggttggtcagacactcacacacaggttggtcagacactcacacacaggttggtcagacactcacacacaggttggtcagacactcacacacaggttggtcagacactcacacacaggttggtcagacactcacacacaggttggtcagacactcacacacaggttggtcagacactcacacacaggttggtcagacactcacacacaggttggtcagacactcacacacaggttggtcagacactcacacacaggttgttcagacactcacacacaggttggtcagacactcacacacaggttggtcagacactcacacacaggttggtcagacactcacacacaggttggtcagacactcacacacaggttggtcagacactcacacacaggttggtcagacactcacacacaggttggtcagacactcacacacaggttggtcagacactcacacacaggttggtcagacactcacacacaggttggtcagacactcacacacaggttggtcagacactcacacacaggttggtcagacactcacacacaggttggtcagacactcacacacaggttggtcagacactcacacacaggttggtcagacactcacacacaggttggtcagacactcacacacaggttggtcagacactcacacacaggttggtcagacactcacacacaggttggtcagacactcacacacaggttggtcagacactcacacacaggttggtcagacactcacacacaggttggtcagacactcacacacaggttggtcagacactcacacacaggttggtcagacactcacacacaggttggtcagacactcacacacaggttggtcagacactcacacacaggttggtcagacactcacacacagtttggtcagacactcacacacaggttggtcagacactcacacacaggttggtcagacactcacacacaggttggtcagacactcacacacaggttggtcagacactcacacacaggttggtcagacactcacacacaggttggtcagacactcacacacaggttggtcagacactcacacacagtttggtcagacactcacacacaggttggtcagacactcacacacaggttggtcagacactcacacacaggttggtcagacactcacacacaggttggtcagacactcacacacaggttggtcagacactcacacacaggttggtcagacactcacacacaggttggtcagacactcacacacaggttggtcagacactcacacacaggttggtcagacactcacacacaggttggtcagacactcacacacaggttggtcagacactcacacacaggttggtcagacactcacacacaggttggtcagacactcacacacaggttggtcagacactcacacacaggttggtcagacactcacacacaggttggtcagacactcacacacagtttggtcagacactcacacacaggttggtcagacactcacacacaggttggtcagacactcacacacaggttggtcagacactcacacacaggttggtcagacactcacacacaggttggtcagacactcacacacaggttggtcagacgctcacacacaggttggtcagacgcTCACACACAGTTTGGTCAGacgctcacacacaggttggtcagacgctcacacacaggttggtcagacgctcacacacaggttggtcagacgctcacacacaggttggtcagacgctcacacacaggttggtcagacgctcacacacaggttggtcagacgctcacacacaggttggtcagacgctcacacacaggttggtcagacgctcacacacaggttggtcagacgctcacacacaggttggtcagacgcTCACACACAGTTTGGTCAGacgctcacacacaggttggtcagacactcacacacaggttggtcagacactcacacacaggttggtcagacactcacacacaggttggtcagacactcacacacaggttggtcagacactcacacacaggttggtcagacactcacacacaggttggtcagacactcacacacaggttggtcagacactcacacacaggttggtcagacactcacacacaggttggtcagacactcacacacaggttggtcagacactcacacacaggttggtcagacactcacacacaggttggtcagacactcacacacaggttggtcagacactcacacacaggttggtcagacactcacacacaggttggtcagacactcacacacaggttggtcagacactcacacacaggttggtcagacgcTCACACACAGTTTGGTCAGacgctcacacacaggttggtcagacgctcacacacaggttggtcagacgctcacacacaggttggtcagacgctcacacacaggttggtcagacgctcacacacaggttggtcagacgctcacacacaggttggtcagacgctcacacacaggttggtcagacgctcacacacaggttggtcagacactcacacacagtttggtcagacactcacacacaggttggtcagacactcacacacaggttggtcagacactcacacacaggttggtcagacactcacacacaggttggtcagacactcacacacaggttggtcagacactcacacacaggttggtcagacactcacacacaggttggtcagacactcacacacaggttggtcagacactcacacacaggttggtcagacactcacacacaggttggtcagacactcacacacagacactcacacacaggttggtcagacactcacacacagacactcacacacagacactcagacagacagacagacagacagacagacagacagacagacagacagacagacagacagacactcagaaagagacagacagacagacagacagacagacagacagacagactgaaaaGATTCCCTCACTGTAAAGTCACACATTATTTTGTATGCTGTATACACATGAAAACATTCCTTCCTTCATGCAATCTCTAACACTAAAATAACGAATCCAAGTTGATTGAATTGAATAACTTACCTGAATGTCTTTTCTCCTCAGGTGAGAAGCCCTACATCTGTCCATACGAGGGCTGCAGCAAGCGCTACTCCAACTCCAGCGACCGGTTCAAGCACACGCGCACCCACTACGTGGACAAGCCCTACTACTGCAAGATGGCTGGCTGCCTGAAGCGCTACACAGACCCTAGCTCCCTCCGTAAGCACATCAAGGCCCACGGCCACTCTGTAGCCCAGGAGCAAGGCTCTCCGGGTGGGCTGAGCTCCCTGCTCAAGGTGGGTCCCCTGGGGGTGGGGATGGGTGGAAGAGGGGGTAAGCTGGGGGAGTCGGAGCTGAGCTACATCAGTGGGGCCCATATCATCATCCCCAGCGCCGCTGCCGCTCTCCTGGGGGGCCACGCTCTGCAGGGCCTGGCGGGCTCCATGCCTCTATCCCCCCTCGCCCCCCGGCCCCTGGACCTGAGCACGCTGGGCGGGTGCCCCAGCTCCCCGTGCACCACCTCCATCCTGTCCTTCAATGGTTCTCCTCTGAGCCTGGCCACCAAGTCGTCCCTGGGGCTCTCCCCGGCCTTCCCCTCCTCAGCCCTGGGGCTGGGGCCCACCATGGTGCCCGTGTCCCTAGGAGGATCCATGGGGTCGTCCGTCTCAGAGCGCAGGGCCCACCACGGGTGTCACCACAAGGGGAAAattgggggggaggaggggaaggacaAGCTTCATCGTGGGGGGGTGCTGAACCTCTCCACGGGGGCCTCCCACGACCCCCTGTCCTGGGTGGTCATCCCCTCCGGCACGGTTGTGCTTAAGCCAGCTGTGGTCAACTaacatacacgcacacgcacacgcacacacactcgcacacgcacacacacacacattccagaaGAACTGAAGGGGAGCTGAGAAAATGTAGAAAAAGGTAGAAAGAAATTGCCGTGAAAAGAAAGAACGTCTACTTTCAGACAGCTTAAACTTAACAACAAAGTCCACACCTCAGTTTGTAAAATTGTCTCGGACAAAAACTGGGGTATCTGGCACTGCTATCTTTGCATTTATCTAGCACATCTTGGGACCATCAACAACTCATAAATACATTTCAATCATGTGTCATTTTCTATTATTTCATAAGGCTTGAAAAAAATGCAACAGCGGCCCTCCTCACCTCTTCCCCACATTCTCTGTCTCTGGCGTTGCCTTTGTTTCTGGACGGGCTCCATGGAAAGGACAGCCTTCTAATGCTCTGTGTCCTTCCTCAAGCTCCACCTCATGTGTATGTATTGATGACAGTCTTCTAATGCTCTGTGTCCTTCCTCAAGCTCCACCTCATGTGTATGTATTGATGACAGTCTTCTAATGCTCTGTGTCCTTCCTCAAGCTCCACCtcatgtgtatgtattgataatGTTCATGTTGACAGTGTGCTCTGTGGCCGAGCAGTGTGGTAGACACACAAATGAAACAGTAGGAGGCGCTCACTGCTAGGCTAGCAACACACAGTACGTCCCCATTCCGCTGCTTTAAAGGTTACAGAAACTACTTCCTACAAAGTGCTGTGAACACAATTGGACAAACTTCCTGTTTTATCGGAAGTGAAGTCAAACTGATTTAGAAGGGGATTACGGATGAATTGACTGCATCTCCTTACTTTAAATAGTAGGGTGATGCTATTGGATGTCAATCAGAATGACATCCAACCAAGGAGCACACAACCCCCTTTTAGTCAGAACATCAACCCAGGCGATAGTGATGTAAACCTCACAACTGCTGCTAACCTCTCAACAACTCTCCCCAAACATAACCGAAACTAAACGTGAGCACTTTGATGACTATTTTTGACAATCTTTTCCCGATTCGGGGAGGGTGACCATCGTGGACCAGTCCTTTCCACAATGATATGTGACGGGCTGGTTGTTGCAAACTAGGGGCTTGTGTAAGGACGCAGAGCAGCTAAAGTCTTAGAAGGCAGACAAACGGTGTTATATCACCCAGCAAATGACcaatattcttcttcttcttcttcatcacgGTAACGTCTATGGCACAGGTGTTGTTATGTACCCCCCTGGTGGACAGGTGAATTACTCCGGTCAGTCAGCCTCCCAGTCCAATCTAGTATTGTCCACAACAACTCTACTTCTAAATGACACAGTGAGTTAAGTACTGAGTGTGAAAGGTACACTGTTTAAGTACCACACTGTGTTGTGGAACAGTGTTTGAAATGACCTTTCATTAAAAGCAGCTGTGTAAAACAGGTGGCTGTCCACTGAAGAGTCCTGAGTCCTTGTGGAGTTGGCTGTTGGTTGCTTTGTCCCGAGTTCAACAGTCCCACATTGTGCCAAAAGATATCCAGCCTTGAGGGTAGACTGGGAGCTGTGTATCCTGAACCACTGGGTGTGTGACACATTAATGGCTGATTGACACTATAGGACTGACTCAAACCGTACCGTGCTGGCTGGGattttcttttcacattgttCTGTTGAGCATGGTTCAGCATCATGCCGTAACCAGGCCAGGCTGCTACAGTTAGGCAGGGTTTGGTCCTACGGTGTGAATCAGGCTTTACTGCTACGTACAGCTGGGCTGGTCACAGAACACAGCCACACTACAAACTGCCTCACTTCACTTTTCCAAGGAAGTGGGGTTAATTCACAGACTTTAGAACAATTGACTTATGTTTGAATCCGTATGGTTGGATTAATGCATTCAACATGCATTTATACCGTACACACCAATGTCTTTGTTACGTTTTACAAAACATGGACCTGCCAACTTGTACTTGTGGCTCTCTGGAAacattctgtctttctctttccatcttcACTACCTTGGTTTTCCCTTCATTTACGCTCAGGCTTGAAATGGCCACCTTTCTCTGTGGGTCCTTCCATAAGCTGGCGTCGCAGAGATATGATGGATGTAGAATGTTGAGTGAACCATGTTATGTGGGTAtaggaggggaggtgagaggagaagaggacaggtgTGAAGAGCATCTCAACACAAGAAACATTCCCCTGAAGAGCCAAATACCCTTCCccctctacccactctctctccatctttctttaaaggtcttacattTCCATTTTCCATACTTTATTTTCCATACGGTATGTCCATACTTTATTTTCCATACGGTATGTCCATACTTTATTTTCCATACTTTATTTTCCATACGGTATGTCCATACTTTATATTCCATACGGTATGTCCATACTTTATTTTCCATACGGTATGTCCATACTTTATTTTCCATACGGTATGTCCATACTTTATTTTCCATATGGTATGTCCATACTTTATTTTCCATACGGTATGTCCATACTTTATTTTCCATACGGTATGTCCATACTTTATTTTCCATACGGTATGTCCATACTTTATTTTCCATACGGTATGTCCATACTTTATTTTCCATACGGTATGTCCATACTTTATTTTCCATACAGTATGTCCATACTTTATTTTCCATACGGTATGTCCATACTTTATTTTCCATACAGTATGTCCATACTTTATTTTCCATACGGTATGTCCATACTTTATTTTCCATATGGTATGTCCATACTTTATTTTCCATACAGTATGTCCATACGGTATGTCCATACTTTATTTTCCATACGGTATGTCCATACTTTATTTTCCATACGGTATGTCCATACTTTATTTTCCATACGGTATGTCCATACTTTATTTTCCATACAGTATGTCCATACTTTATTTTCCATACGGTATGTCCATACTTTATTTTCCATACGGTATGTCCATACTTTATTTTCCATACGGTATGTCCATACTTTATTTTCCATACGGTATGTCCATACTTTATTTTCCATACAGTATGTCCATACGGTATGTCCATACTTTATTTTCCATACGTTATGTCCATACTTTATTTTCCATACGGTATGTCCATACTTTATTTTCCATACGGTATGTCCATACTTTATTTTCCATACAGTATGTCCATACTTTATTTTTCATACGGTATGTCCATACGGTATGTCCATACGGTATGTCCATACTTTATATTCCATACAGTATGTCCATACTTTATATTCCATACGGTATGTCCATACTTTATATTCCATACGGTATGTCCATACTTTATATTCCATACGGTATGTCCATACTTTATTGTCCATACGGTATGTCCATACGGTATGTCCATACGGTATGTCCATACTTTATATTCCATACAGTATGTCCATACTTTATTTTCCATACGGTATGTCCATACTTTATTTTCCATACGGTATGTCCATACGGTATGTCCATACTTTATTTTCCATACGGTATGTCCATACTTTATTTTCCATACGGTATGTCCATACTTTATTTTCCATACGGTATGTCCATACTTTATTTTCCATACGGTATGTCCATACTTTATTTTCCATATGGTATGTCCATACTTTATTTTCCA
This sequence is a window from Oncorhynchus mykiss isolate Arlee chromosome 13, USDA_OmykA_1.1, whole genome shotgun sequence. Protein-coding genes within it:
- the LOC118938338 gene encoding zinc finger protein GLIS2-like — its product is MLSLDEPLDLMLPRGCVNGRDRGARPPPTLTRSPIPFKRARQLRMADDGTAVIVPASPASPHTGVLVVSRERPETPPTPPAVDLSTSPSSRHTSSSPEMTNGNGVSHHIIAGDSAHIHYVESRASSQAFQFFVPIGAGSGLHLPSSMFIGQPNDKRASPDLSADEQLACRWRKCHLLFESLQDLVDHVNDFHVKPEKDSGYCCHWDGCARRGRGFNARYKMLIHIRTHTNEKPHRCPTCNKSFSRLENLKIHNRSHTGEKPYICPYEGCSKRYSNSSDRFKHTRTHYVDKPYYCKMAGCLKRYTDPSSLRKHIKAHGHSVAQEQGSPGGLSSLLKVGPLGVGMGGRGGKLGESELSYISGAHIIIPSAAAALLGGHALQGLAGSMPLSPLAPRPLDLSTLGGCPSSPCTTSILSFNGSPLSLATKSSLGLSPAFPSSALGLGPTMVPVSLGGSMGSSVSERRAHHGCHHKGKIGGEEGKDKLHRGGVLNLSTGASHDPLSWVVIPSGTVVLKPAVVN